Below is a genomic region from Trichoderma asperellum chromosome 2, complete sequence.
TGCATGGTTTTTTGTACGTGGTAATCTTGCGGCGGTAATTAAAACTACCTGGGCAGTAGTATCATTAATATGATAGCAACACGTTGCAACTGCCGAGTACTACCTAGCTTAGTATCTCCTACTATCACTCTGTAGCGCCAGAGCTTTCTTgttctaaaaataaaaaagattatgGCTCATCCTTTTGTACAAAAACGCCCATATACCCCGGAGGAATGATAGTTTGGCTGCTAGCTTTGCAAATGGGGTATCTCGCTTAGTCGACTCCTTAATCAGAACTGGGCCGCGAGCAACCTTGacggcaatgatgatgataacaATGTTCAATGTCCAATGATATTTACTCCCCCACTTCACGGTCGTTATTCCAGTGTATAAATGAAATGGCCCTCCATTGCCACGAGTGATGCCGAATTTGCTTTCCCCAGAAATACAAGGGGATCCACATAAGGAGGATTCCCCCCGCAATTCCCGCCATGGCTCCGAATGCGTCCTGATAACCAGAGAGGTCGACCCAGGGATTTGTTTcaaatgagagaaagaaggcgaACAGGGCTGGTCAATTTTAGTCACGGCAAATCCTTTGACACCAAATACGCGAGTAATGAATCAAACGTACCCTTGAATCCAGTGACTGCCAACGTGATCTCACCTGCAACTGGGCGGTAAGAATCAATGACATAAACTATGCAAATCGTACTGGACTGCGTGATAGAGAAGTTGACTGCATTTAATGAATTAGAGCTAAATTCGATTCATGATTCTTTGATGGGGGGATTCTCATACGGAGGCCGAGTCCTATGGTTGGACATATCCAGTGAAGTTGGTGCTGGATACCCACACCATAGAGAATCAGGGCAAGTGGCGCGGTGATTGCAGACACCATCACTGCTGGTAGTCGCATTTCAGGTTCTCGAATACCATTGTTTCGTTTTGTCAAGATTTCGGCAACCTTGTCCCCGAGGTGGCCACCCGCTGGCAGTCCGAAGAGAGagccgatgatggcggcgatATAGCAGAGCCCAACCTGGTAAGAAGCAAAGCCATATGTCTGGTTGAAAGCTGCAGCCGAGTTAGATGTAACCGCCACTAGGAACCCAATAGTTACTgccagagagagagcagccCATAACACTGGCGGAAGGATAATCAAGCCAAAAGGGCGAATCATCATTTTGAAGATGTTTTCGTTCGTACCAACAGCCTTGAACTTCAAAAGTGACTCAATGTAGCTCATTTTCTTCGTAGAAGCCTGTGTCTCTTCGCGTACAGTCGATGTTTGTTTCTCATCTGACGCGTCTGAAGAGGGCGAGTCATGGTGATCTGTCCGCGAATAGCTGGTTTCAGGTACAgtgaaaataagaagaagaaggacaaagCCAACCAAAGCGGTGCCGACTTGATAGATGGCTCGCCAAGTATGGTCTATTGTAATCAAACCAGATATTACCAGACCTCCAGCTGCTCCCACAGATAGAAAGCAGGTATACGCAGACATGACCCTGCCTCTTTCGTGCAGAAAGAAGATGTCAGCAATGGAGATGGGCGCCAGCGTCTCTGCCGCACCAGAACCAAAACCCATGAGAATTCTCCCTACCAGAAACCGGGTATAGGACTTTTCAAAGATAAGCCATATAGCCATGGCAAGGTAGATTATGTAGCTCAAGATATAGACTGGCCGGCGGCCCCATTTGTTGGCAGCAGGCACCCAGACGATGTTACCCATGCCTTGAAGCAGAGACGTAGTAGTGAAGAAGTACGCAACCTTTGGAATGGCTGAAGTAATTAGTGTGCCATTAGCCAAAGCATTTGGATAGAAATCCATGGCCGTGCCGGGCACCGCAATAGCTGGCCCAGCCGCCAGGAAGTTGCACACTGCCATAGTCAGGCAGAGAACGCCGGCGACATAGTACTTGCGCCATGTCGACCtaatatgtacatgtacatgcgtGAGttaagagaagaagcaaataatactactattcCAAGGAAAAGACGCAGTGTGCAATTACATACCAGTTTAACGGATCGTTAGGGTCGGAGGATGGCGTGGGGACCAAAATCACGGCATTCGTTTCTTGGTCGATAAGTCGCAGATTGCCGAGCGTTCGTTTAcggctcttctctttgataTACTCCACGGCCTGCGGATCAAGTGCCGGGGCAATGGCATCGTCTTGAAAGGTCATGGTTGAACGCACGAGGAGTGGCACGAGTTGGCCACAGAGAAGATTGAAAGCAGATTGAACCCGCGCTCACAAACTTGGCATCGTTCAGGACCTGTCCATAagctttctattcttttctgGAAAGATGCACTCTCAGACGATGAGTGCCGTGGGCATGTTGAGCGGATAGGTATGGGTGGGCGGCCGTAGAGTCAGCCCGGGCAGGCACAACGACAGGACAGGCTCTACAGCCTCAGGGGGGCTGCGGACCGCTGATTACATGTAATAATGCAATATCAAGGGGAACAGGGAGGGAGGCCCACAGCAGGCGATGGCAGATGCGCGGCGCTTGGAGGAGTGAGGGTTAAGCTGAGACATGCAGTTAATGGCTGCCCTACTGCATTTTATAGGCATTTGACCTGGCAACAGGCGTCTATTCTTGGTCACCAAGACAAGAATAAAaaacgcacacacacacacacacacacaaaaaaaaaataaaaaaataaaaataaactgaATATTCAGACTTTCAACAAACATCTCAAATATCTCTTACCGGGTTTGAGGGTCCAGCGAGGCTTGCCGTGGCGCCAGGCCTAGCAATCCGATAGCGCTGCCACGAGAAGGGTGGCGGGGAGAGTAGGATTGGGAATGGAGCTCGCTGCACTCAGTTTAGAGCGCAATGCCCCAGCAGGACTAATGCCGGCACCAATATGGCGTTGCCCCAGTATGGATAGCGCAAAGCCCTAACTCGTAGGTAGGCTTGGTAGGTCCCAGGGGACCACGAGGAATGCTAGGCGACAACGTGCGCGTTCACAGTTCACAAGCGGTAAAGATGCTGGGCGCATTATTGGCAAGACCGTTTCAGCATCCCTGCGCCTGCAGCGGTTACTCAGCCCACAGTATGGAGTATTCCGTCTATGAGATGCCAACGGTGCTGTCCTGTCTGATAGGTAGTTCGTGCCATTGAAGATACTGCCGCATCGGGTGCCAGGTAATATCGACATGCGTATACCTATCTGCTCCGTATCCTCATGTGCCAGAAATGTGAGATCAACAGCTCCCGGAGCTAAACAGCGCTGATGAGCACCAGGAAGTTTTCTCAATCTGTAGATTGAATAGCCCACCGCGTCACTTCAAATCTTGTGCTACCTGTCAACTCAAGGGGGAGCCACATGGCCGCAACCAATTACTCGGTATTCCAATGGACATAGTAATTACAGCTGCAACAACGACTAGCTAGCGTGTGCAGGGTCGACAACGCCAACGCTAATATAACCATATCAACGGATATCTCCCGAGATTTTATACTTCCATGGCTTAGGCTTAGCATCTGCCTCTGCCATAGGTACTGTGCAGGCTGTAGCAGCACTTGGAGCAGTAATAGCACTGAAAGGAC
It encodes:
- a CDS encoding uncharacterized protein (EggNog:ENOG41~TransMembrane:12 (i64-87o113-131i143-160o172-195i202-225o231-251i315-337o357-381i402-421o427-454i461-482o497-517i)), producing the protein MTFQDDAIAPALDPQAVEYIKEKSRKRTLGNLRLIDQETNAVILVPTPSSDPNDPLNWSTWRKYYVAGVLCLTMAVCNFLAAGPAIAVPGTAMDFYPNALANGTLITSAIPKVAYFFTTTSLLQGMGNIVWVPAANKWGRRPVYILSYIIYLAMAIWLIFEKSYTRFLVGRILMGFGSGAAETLAPISIADIFFLHERGRVMSAYTCFLSVGAAGGLVISGLITIDHTWRAIYQVGTALVGFVLLLLIFTVPETSYSRTDHHDSPSSDASDEKQTSTVREETQASTKKMSYIESLLKFKAVGTNENIFKMMIRPFGLIILPPVLWAALSLAVTIGFLVAVTSNSAAAFNQTYGFASYQVGLCYIAAIIGSLFGLPAGGHLGDKVAEILTKRNNGIREPEMRLPAVMVSAITAPLALILYGVGIQHQLHWICPTIGLGLLNFSITQSSTICIVYVIDSYRPVAGEITLAVTGFKALFAFFLSFETNPWVDLSGYQDAFGAMAGIAGGILLMWIPLYFWGKQIRHHSWQWRAISFIHWNNDREVGE